One window of the Sulfitobacter sp. OXR-159 genome contains the following:
- a CDS encoding tyrosine-type recombinase/integrase has protein sequence MTPLAPDLSAFMQTHLPGECGASRHTIAAYAHAFTLLLRFAAGRLKRSPSELAIEDLDVQMIRAFLEHIEVGRANSVRSRNARLAAIKSFFRFVEHRHPACLEQALMIRALPVKRTDTRLIDYLTREELQALLAAPNRYTLGGLRDRAMLHLAYAAGLRASELLAVRMGDFPEGSFSSVRILGKGRRERILPLWKETQAAIRAWLAVRPGDAGPELFLNRDGRQMTRDGFAYRLRQHVVTAERSAPSIAAKHVTPHVLRHSCAMHTLQATGDVRKVALWLGHASIQTTEMYLRADPTEKLALLDAHHAPLIKPGKFREPSDKLMQILAIATQRS, from the coding sequence ATGACCCCGCTCGCTCCCGATCTTTCGGCCTTCATGCAAACCCATCTTCCGGGCGAGTGCGGTGCAAGCCGACATACCATCGCAGCCTATGCCCACGCGTTCACCCTCTTGCTGCGGTTTGCCGCTGGACGGCTCAAGCGCTCCCCTTCGGAACTCGCAATCGAAGACCTCGATGTTCAGATGATCAGGGCGTTTCTTGAACACATCGAGGTAGGGCGCGCCAATTCCGTCCGGTCCCGCAACGCGCGGCTGGCGGCGATCAAATCGTTCTTCCGTTTCGTCGAACATCGCCACCCGGCCTGTCTCGAGCAGGCGCTGATGATCCGAGCCCTGCCCGTCAAGCGCACGGATACAAGGCTCATCGACTACCTGACCCGGGAAGAACTCCAGGCCCTGCTTGCCGCACCGAACCGCTATACGCTTGGGGGACTGCGTGACCGGGCGATGCTGCACCTGGCCTATGCTGCGGGCTTGAGGGCGTCCGAGCTGCTCGCAGTGCGAATGGGCGATTTTCCTGAAGGCTCGTTTTCCAGCGTGCGGATTCTTGGCAAGGGTCGGCGGGAGCGGATTCTGCCGCTCTGGAAAGAGACCCAAGCCGCCATTCGCGCGTGGCTGGCTGTCCGGCCAGGCGATGCGGGGCCGGAACTATTCCTGAACCGTGATGGTCGCCAGATGACACGGGACGGGTTCGCCTACAGGCTCCGGCAGCATGTGGTGACAGCTGAACGCTCGGCGCCGTCGATCGCCGCAAAGCACGTCACCCCGCATGTGCTACGACACAGCTGTGCGATGCATACACTTCAGGCAACCGGCGATGTCCGCAAGGTCGCGCTCTGGCTCGGCCATGCCAGCATCCAGACAACGGAGATGTATCTGCGCGCAGACCCGACCGAGAAGCTCGCGCTCTTGGATGCCCATCACGCACCGTTGATCAAACCGGGCAAGTTCCGGGAACCCTCGGACAAGCTGATGCAGATATTGGCCATCGCCACGCAGCGTTCCTGA
- a CDS encoding TOTE conflict system archaeo-eukaryotic primase domain-containing protein produces the protein MARVRARLANLDAERQQLQREMASLEVRLAAEHAPAVKQPSFEDAPVTNSSPSHEKVDLFRSLFAGRPDVFPVRWENRKTERSGYSPACANEWVKGICGKPKVKCGECPHQKFIPPNECIMEKHLRGDDGRSGDFVAGVYPLLQGDTCWFLAADFDKASWAEDANALLETCRAKGVPAALERSRSGNGGHVWIFFSEPVSARLARQLGSVLITETMERRPEIGFASYDRLFPNQDIMPLGGFGNLIALPLQNTARKAGNSVFVDAGMRPFDDQWAFLSSLPRMSASAVSDLVETAELSGRVLGVRMPVDDEQANEPWKMSPSRHSTPRRLDVPIPQTIKVTVADQIYLDRSELPSAMIAQLVRLAAFQNPEFYRAQAMRLPTFGKPRIVSCAELHPRHVALPRGCFDEAIGFLSDHGATADLDDLRADGTRLPETVRFRGELRPPQTRAFDALAEHDTGVLAATTAFGKTVVAAALIAHRARNTLVLVHRRELLNQWVERLKSFLQIDPKLIGTIGGGKRKPTGVIDVALIQSLVRKGEVDDIVADYGHLIVDECHHLSASSFELVARRSKARYVTGLSATVARKDGHHPIIFMQCGPVRHQVSAKSQAAESGIHHRARERHTRFRLPEPLAMAERPSIPAIYAALAEDPARNDLIFDDVLKSLDAKRSPIVLTERKDHLQYLQDRFSRFAKNIIVLRGGMSAKDRKAAHAGLTVDDDEERLILATGRYIGEGFDDARLDTLFLTMPIAWKGTLAQYVGRLHRQHDGKKDVLVVDYVDSSVPVLSRMAAKRRTGYRALGYVME, from the coding sequence ATGGCGCGGGTTCGAGCGCGTCTAGCCAATCTGGATGCCGAACGGCAGCAGCTTCAGCGCGAGATGGCGTCCCTCGAGGTTCGCCTCGCCGCTGAGCACGCGCCAGCCGTGAAACAGCCTTCCTTCGAGGACGCTCCGGTGACGAACAGTTCGCCGTCGCACGAAAAGGTCGATCTGTTCCGAAGTCTATTCGCCGGTCGGCCTGACGTGTTTCCTGTGCGGTGGGAAAACAGGAAGACCGAACGCTCAGGATATTCGCCTGCTTGTGCCAACGAATGGGTGAAAGGCATTTGCGGCAAGCCGAAGGTCAAATGCGGCGAGTGCCCACATCAGAAGTTCATCCCGCCGAATGAGTGCATCATGGAAAAACACCTGCGCGGTGATGATGGACGCAGCGGGGATTTTGTCGCGGGCGTCTACCCGCTGCTCCAGGGTGATACATGCTGGTTTCTTGCTGCGGATTTTGACAAGGCATCCTGGGCGGAAGACGCCAATGCGCTGCTGGAAACCTGCCGAGCAAAGGGAGTCCCTGCAGCGCTGGAGCGGTCGAGATCGGGCAACGGCGGTCATGTCTGGATCTTCTTCTCAGAACCCGTGTCCGCCCGTCTGGCGCGCCAGCTCGGATCGGTTTTGATCACGGAAACGATGGAAAGGCGGCCGGAGATTGGCTTTGCCTCCTATGACCGGCTGTTTCCAAACCAGGATATCATGCCGCTCGGCGGTTTCGGCAATCTGATCGCACTGCCGCTTCAGAACACTGCGCGCAAGGCTGGCAACAGCGTCTTTGTGGACGCGGGAATGCGGCCATTTGACGATCAGTGGGCCTTTTTGTCTTCCCTGCCGAGAATGTCGGCGTCAGCGGTGAGTGACCTCGTCGAAACGGCTGAGCTTTCCGGGCGGGTGTTGGGCGTGCGCATGCCGGTGGATGACGAACAGGCGAATGAGCCCTGGAAGATGTCTCCGTCACGCCACAGCACGCCACGACGTCTGGATGTGCCCATCCCGCAAACCATCAAGGTGACAGTCGCAGACCAGATCTATCTCGACCGGTCAGAGCTGCCTTCGGCCATGATTGCCCAACTGGTCCGACTGGCCGCGTTCCAGAACCCTGAATTCTATCGCGCCCAGGCGATGCGGCTGCCGACATTCGGCAAGCCGCGAATTGTGTCCTGTGCCGAACTGCATCCCCGACACGTCGCCCTGCCGCGCGGCTGCTTCGACGAAGCGATCGGGTTCCTGTCCGATCACGGTGCGACAGCCGACCTGGACGATTTACGTGCAGACGGAACCCGCTTGCCGGAGACGGTCCGCTTCCGTGGCGAACTTCGCCCGCCGCAAACGCGCGCGTTTGACGCCCTGGCCGAACATGATACCGGTGTGCTTGCCGCCACGACCGCATTCGGCAAGACGGTCGTGGCCGCGGCGCTGATCGCACATCGTGCACGCAATACACTGGTGCTGGTTCACCGCCGGGAACTGCTAAACCAATGGGTCGAGCGGCTGAAGTCCTTTCTGCAGATCGACCCGAAGCTGATCGGCACCATCGGCGGCGGCAAACGCAAACCTACCGGTGTGATCGACGTGGCGCTGATCCAGAGCCTGGTCCGCAAAGGCGAAGTAGACGACATTGTTGCCGACTACGGGCACCTTATCGTCGATGAATGCCATCATCTGTCTGCGTCAAGCTTTGAACTGGTCGCCCGCAGATCGAAGGCGCGCTACGTCACCGGGTTGTCGGCGACCGTCGCCCGAAAAGACGGACATCATCCGATCATCTTCATGCAATGCGGCCCCGTGCGCCATCAGGTGAGCGCCAAATCGCAGGCCGCCGAAAGCGGCATTCACCATCGGGCGCGTGAACGTCACACGAGATTCCGTTTGCCGGAGCCCCTCGCCATGGCGGAGCGCCCATCCATACCTGCAATTTATGCCGCTTTAGCGGAGGACCCTGCTCGAAACGATCTGATCTTCGACGATGTGCTGAAATCACTGGATGCCAAACGCTCGCCGATCGTGCTGACCGAACGGAAGGATCACCTCCAGTATCTTCAGGACCGGTTCTCCCGATTTGCGAAAAACATTATCGTGCTCCGCGGCGGCATGTCCGCAAAGGACCGGAAGGCCGCGCATGCGGGGCTGACTGTCGATGACGATGAGGAACGGCTGATCCTCGCGACAGGGCGCTACATCGGTGAGGGCTTCGATGATGCGCGGCTCGACACCCTATTCCTGACGATGCCGATCGCCTGGAAAGGCACGCTGGCGCAATATGTCGGCAGGTTGCATCGGCAGCATGACGGAAAGAAAGACGTCCTGGTGGTCGACTATGTCGACAGTTCGGTTCCGGTCCTGTCCAGAATGGCGGCCAAGCGACGAACAGGCTATCGGGCGCTCGGCTATGTGATGGAATAG